The Streptomyces racemochromogenes DNA segment CCGCTTCGTTACGGGAAAGGGCGCGCGGGGCGACCGTGACGGCCCTCACTCAAAGAATGCATAGGCTGTTCGTAGGGACTCCACAAAGAATCGGCGGGGGCCGCTGACCCGCCGAACAGAGACCTCCCCCTCCCCACGGGGTTACTGTGCAGTCGGGGATCTCCCTGACCTGGGGCGACACACGGGCTTTCCCACTCAAGAGGCACTCGAATAACACTCCGTGTGGGCAAGGTCACCATTGGGGAAGGGTCGTAAGGCCGTGTCGACTGTCCCTAAACTCAGCTTGTTTCAAGGAGGGAGCCATCGTGCGCAAGGTGCTCATCGCCAACCGTGGCGAAATCGCTGTCCGCGTTGCTCGGGCCTGCCGGGATGCCGGAATCGCGAGCGTAGCCGTCTACGCCGATCCGGACCGGGACGCCCTGCACGTCCGCGCGGCAGACGAAGCTTTCGCGTTGGGCGGTGACACCCCGGCAGCCAGCTACCTCGACATCGCGAAGGTACTGCAGGCGGCCGCGGACTCCGGTGCGGACGCCATCCACCCCGGATACGGCTTCCTCTCCGAGAACGCCGACTTCGCCCAGGCCGTGCTCGACGCCGGACTGACCTGGATCGGCCCGCCGCCGCAGGCCATCCGCGACCTCGGCGACAAGGTGGCCGCCCGCCACATCGCCCAGCGCGCCGGGGCCCCGCTCGTCGCGGGCACCCCCGACCCCGTCTCCGGCGCCGACGAGGTCGTCGCGTTCGCCCAGGAGCACGGCCTGCCCATCGCCATCAAGGCCGCCTTCGGCGGTGGCGGCCGCGGCCTCAAGGTCGCCCGCACCCTCGAAGAGGTCCCGGAGCTCTACGACTCCGCCGTGCGCGAGGCCGTGGCCGCCTTCGGCCGCGGCGAGTGCTTCGTCGAGCGCTACCTCGACAGGCCGCGCCACGTCGAGACCCAGTGCCTCGCGGACACGCACGGCAACGTGGTCGTCGTCTCCACCCGTGACTGCTCGCTCCAGCGCCGCCACCAGAAGCTCGTGGAGGAGGCCCCGGCCCCCTTCCTGACGGAGGCCCAGAACGCCGAGCTGTACGCCGCGTCCAAGGCCATCCTCAAGGAGGCCGGCTACGTCGGCGCGGGCACCGTCGAGTTCCTCGTCGGCACCGACGGCACCATCTCCTTCCTCGAGGTCAACACCCGCCTCCAGGTCGAGCACCCGGTGACCGAGGAGGTCGCCGGCATCGACCTGGTGCGCGAGATGTTCCGCATCGCCGACGGCGAGGAGCTCGGCTATGGCGACCCCGAGCTGCGCGGCCACTCCTTCGAGTTCCGCATCAACGGCGAGGACCCGGGCCGCAACTTCCTGCCCGCGCCCGGCACCGTCACCCTCTTCGCCCCGCCGACCGGCCCCGGCGTCCGCCTGGACGCGGGCGTGGAGACCGGCTCGGTCATCGGCCCCGCCTGGGACTCGCTGCTCGCGAAGCTGATCGTCACCGGCGCCACCCGCGAGCAGGCCCTCCAGCGCGCCGCCCGCGCCCTGGCGGAGTTCAACGTGGAGGGCATGGCCACCGCCATCCCGTTCCACCGCGCGGTCGTCACCGACCCGGCCTTCGCCCCGACCGACGGCACCCCGTTCAAGGTCCACACCCGCTGGATCGAGACGGAGTTCGTCAACGAGATCAAGCCCTTCACCGCTCCGGCGGCCGAGGAGACCGAGGACGAGCCGGGCCGCGAGACGGTCGTCGTCGAGGTCGGCGGCAAGCGCCTGGAGGTCTCCCTCCCGTCCTCGCTGGGCATGACCCTCGCCCGCACGGCCGCCGCGGGCGGCGCCAAGCCGAAGCGCCGCGCCGCCAAGAAGTCCGGCCCGGCCGCCTCCGGCGACACCCTCGCGTCGCCGATGCAGGGCACGATCGTCAAGGTCGCGGTCGAGGAGGGCCAGCAGGTCAACGAGGGCGACCTGGTCGTCGTCCTGGAGGCGATGAAGATGGAGCAGCCGCTGAACGCGCACCGCTCCGGCACCATCGTCGGCCTCACGGCCGAGGTCGGGGCCTCCCTCACCTCGGGCGCCACGATCTGCGAGATCAAGGACTGACGCCCCCAGCCGTACCAAGGCCCCCCGCCCGTATCCCCGGGCGGGGGGCCTTGACGTTTCCGGCCGCGCCCCGGTGCCCACATGCAGCCCCGCCGGCGTTTGAGGCGCGGGGGTCTGGGGGCGGAGCCCCCAGGGGGGCCGGGGCGCAGCCCCGGGGAACGGGCGAAGGGCGGGTAGGGGAACGGCCCCGCAGGGACCCGGGGCACCGGAGCGGCTAGCGGCGCCGCATGTCGGCGACCCGCGCCCGCTCCCCCGCCTGCTGCTCCAGCAGCGACGCCGGCGCGCTGCGCAGCTGCGCGGTCGGCCCGCCGCGCCGCTGGACCGGCAGCGGGGACTCCCGGCGCGGCCTGCGCCCCGGCATCCCCTCCCCACCGCCCCCGGCGCCCCCGTGGCCCCCGGCCACCGGCGCCGACCCGGCCACGGTGATCTGCACGCCCTGGTCGGCCAGCGCCTGGAGCTCCGTCGCGGCCCGTTCGTCGTGCTGCGGGGGCTCGTCCGTCACCAGCCGCGTCATCACGTCGGTCGGCACGGTCTGGAACATCGTGTCCGTGCCGAGCTTCGTGTGGTCGGCCAGGACGACGACCTCCGCCGCCGCCTGCACCAGCGCCCGGTCCACGCTCGCGGAGAGCATGTTGGAGGTGGAGAGCCCGCGCTCGGCGGTCAGGCCGCTGCCGGACAGGAAGGCCCGGGAGACCCGCAGCCCCTGGAGGGACTGTTCGGCGCCGCTGCCCACGAGGGCGTAGTTCGAGCCGCGCAGCGTGCCGCCGGTCATCACCACCTCCACCCGGTTGGCGTGCGCCAGCGCCTGGGCGACGAGCAGCGAGTTGGTGACGACGGTGAGACCGGGCACCCGTGCGAGCCGGCGGGCCAGCTCCTGGGTCGTGGTACCCGCGCCGACGACGACGGCCTCGCCTTCTTCGACGAGGCCGGCCGCGACATCGGCGATGGCGGTCTTCTCCGCCGTCGCGAGATGGGACTTTTGCGGAAAGCCGGACTCCCGCGTGAAACCGCCCGGCAAGACCGCACCGCCGTGCCGGCGGTCGAGGAGTCCTTCTGCCTCCAGCGCCCGCACGTCCCGCCGTACGGTCACTTCGGAGGTCTGGACGACGCGGGCGAGCTCCCGGAGCGATACCGCACCGTTGGCCCGCACCATTTCGAGGATCAATTGGCGACGTTCAGCAGCGAACACGAAACTGACAGTAACCCCAACGACCGTCTGCTTTCAGCTCCTTGCGCCGGAATACCGAAGTTGTCCATACGGCGGTCCGGTGAGTGGTATACGCGGCGGACCCGCTGCCGGCCGCCACCACCACGCTCTCCCGCCCCACCACGACTTCCGCCCCAACCCGCGTACGGGAAGGGGCGGTTGAGCCTGGGAGCGGGACCCGCTACGCCTCGCCGCCCGCCTTGCGGGTGTGCAACTGGCGGGCCACTTCGGCGATCGAACCGGACAGCGAGGGGTACACGGTGAACGCGTTTGCGATCTGCTCGACGGTCAGGTTGTTGTCGACGGCGATCGAGATGGGGTGGATCAGCTCGCTCGCGCGCGGCGAGACGACGACGCCGCCCACCACGATCCCGGTGCCCGGACGGCAGAACATCTTCACGAAGCCGTCCCGGATGCCCTGCATCTTGGCGCGCGGGTTGCGCAGCAGCGGCAGCTTCACCACACGGGCGTCGATCTTGCCGGCGTCCACGTCGGCCTGCGTGTAGCCGACGGTGGCGATCTCGGGGTCGGTGAAGACGTTCGAGGAGACCGTCTTCAGGTTCAGCGGGGCCACCGCGTCGCCGAGGAAGTGGTACATCGCGATGCGGCCCTGCATGGCGGCGACGGAGGCGAGCGCGAACACGCCCGTCACGTCACCGGCGGCGTACACGCCGGGCGAGGACGTGCGCGAGACCTTGTCGGTCCAGATGTGCCCGGACTCCTTGAGCCGGACCCCGGACTCCTCCAGGTTCATGTTCTTGGTGTTCGGGATGGCGCCGACCGCCATCAGGCAGTGGGTGCCCGTGATCACGCGGCCGTCGGAGAGGGTGACCTCGACCCGGTCGCCGACCCGCTTGGCGGACTCGGCGCGCGAACGGCCGATGACGTTCATGCCGCGGCGGCGGAAGACGTCCTCCAGCACGGCGGCCGCGTCCGGGTCCTCGCCGGGCAGCACGCGGTCGCGCGAGGACACCAGGGTCACCCGGGAGCCCAGCGCCTGGTACGCGCCGGCGAACTCGGCACCGGTCACACCGGAGCCGACCACGATCAGCTCCTCGGGCAGCTCCTCCAGGTCGTAGACCTGGGTCCAGTTCAGGATCCGCTCCCCGTCGGGCATCGCGTCCGGGATCTCGCGGGGGGTGCCGCCCGTGGCGATGAGGACGGCGTCGGCGGTGAGGATCGTCTCGGTGCCGTCGGCGGCGGTGACGATGACGTCCCGCGTGCCGTCGATGCCCTGCGGGCCCCCGAGCTTGCCGCGGCCGCGCATGACGCGGGCGCCGGCCCGGGTCACGGACGCGGTGATGTCGTGGGACTGCGCCAGCGCGAGGCGCTTCACGCGCCGGTTCACCTTGCCGAGGTCGACGCCGACGACGCGCGCCGCCTGCTCGATGTGCGGGGTGTCGTCCGCGACGACGATGCCCAGCTCCTCGTACGACGAGTCGAAGGTCGTCATGACCTCTGCGGTCGCGATGAGGGTCTTCGAGGGCACGCAGTCGGTCAGCACCGACGCCCCGCCCAGGCCGTCGCAGTCGACGACGGTCACCTCCGCGCCGAGCTGGGCCCCCACCAGGGCTGCCTCATACCCGCCGGGTCCGCCGCCGATGATCACGATCCGGGTCACGAAAAGTCCGCCTCACGTCTACCCGGCCGGCTGCCGCCCCGGCCGGTGGTCCGGGGGTTCTCCCCGGGGGATGCATTCCGTGCCCCATTGTCCCGCACGCATCAAGGTGCTCGCACCATCCGGACACGCGTGCCGGGGCGAGCCTCCCGTACCCTCGACCTCATGTCGCTCTACGCCGCGTACGCCGGCAACCTCGACCCGCGGCTGATGACGCGCCGCGCTCCCCATTCCCCGCTGCGCGGCACGGGCTGGATCAACGACTGGCGGCTTACCTTCGGCGGCGAGCAGATGGGCTGGGAAGGCGCCCTCGCCACCGTCGTGGAGGCCCCCCGCCAGCAGGTCTTCGTCGCGCTGTACGACATCGCCCCGCTCGACGAGGACTCCATGGACCGCTGGGAGGGTGTCGGCCTCGACATCTACCGCCGCATGCGGATCCGCGTCCACACCCTGGACGGCGAGGAGGCGGCCTGGTGCTACGTCCTCAACGGCTACGAGGGCGGCCTGCCCTCCGCGCGCTACCTGGGCGAGATCGCCGACGCCGCCGAGTCCGCCGGCGCACCGCACGACTACGTCATGGAACTCCGCAAGCGCCCCTGCTGACCCGCGCCGCGGCCCGCCCGCAGGGGCGGAGGGGGACGATTCGGCGGAAACGACAAGGCAACGATCCGAACACCGTGAGCTGCGCCATCTACGCGCGTAGGCGATAAGCGGCTACGCTCGTCTGCGTGAACGCATCTGTTACCGACCCCTTCGCCGCCGCCGACGCCGCCGCCGCCCGCCTCCGCGAGCTCACCGGCGTCGAATCCCACGATGTCGCCCTCGTCATGGGCTCCGGCTGGGCCCCCGCCGCAGAGGCGCTCGGCGCCCCCGAGTCCGAGTTCCTCGTCACCGAGCTGCCCGGCTTCCCGCCCGCCGCCGTCGAGGGCCACGGCGGCAAGATCCGCTCGTACAAGATCGGCGACAAGCGCGCCCTGGTCTTCCTCGGCCGGACCCACTTCTACGAGGGCCGCGGCGTCGCCGCCGTCGCCCACGGCGTGCGCACCGCCGTCGCCGCCGGCTGCAAGACCGTCGTCCTCACCAACGGCTGCGGCGGCCTCCGCGAGGGCATGAAGCCCGGCCAGCCCGTCCTGATCAGCGACCACCTCAACCTGACGGCCACCTCGCCGATCGTCGGCGCGAACTTCGTGGACCTCACCGACCTGTACTCGCCGCGCCTGCGCGCGATGTGCAAGGAGATCGACGAGACCCTCGAAGAGGGCGTCTACGTCCAGTTCCCCGGCCCGCACTACGAGACCCCGGCCGAGATCAACATGATCCGCGTCATGGGCGCCGACCTGGTCGGCATGTCCACCGTGCTCGAGGCCATCGCCGCCCGCGAGGCCGGCGCCGAGGTCCTCGGCATCTCCCTCGTCACCAACCTGGCCGCGGGCCTGTCCGGCGAGCCACTGAACCACGAAGAGGTCCTCCAGGCCGGCCGCGACTCCGCCGCCCGCATGGGCACGCTGCTGACGCAGGTCCTCGACCGCATCTGATCGGCACGGTCGGCACCCGACCCGGCCCGGTCGGCACCCGACTCGACACGGTCGGCACCCGACCCGGCCCGGTCGGCACCCGACGATCGATCTGCATCGACATCGACGACGCACGACGCACGACGTACGAGAGGTAAGGCGGAAGCAGTGCAGGAACAGGACGACCTCCTCACCCGGGCCCGGACCTGGCTGGCCGAGGACCCCGACCCGGAGACGGCGGCGGAGCTCGCGGCCCTGATCGACGCCGGCGACACGGCCGAGCTCGCGGACCGCTTCTCCGGCACGCTCCAGTTCGGCACCGCCGGACTGCGCGGCGAGATCGGCGCCGGCCCGATGCGGATGAACCGCTCCGTGGTCATCCGCGCCGCGGCCGGCCTCGCGGCCTACCTGAAGGCCCAGGGCCACGACGGCGGCCTCGTCGTCGTCGGCTACGACGCGCGCTACAAGTCCGCGGACTTCGCCCGCGACACCGCCGCCGTGATGACCGGCGCCGGACTGCGCGCGGCCGTCCTGCCCCGGCCGCTGCCGACGCCCGTCCTCGCGTACGCCATAAGGCACCTCGGCGCCGTCGCCGGCGTCGAGGTGACCGCCAGCCACAACCCGCCCCGGGACAACGGCTACAAGGTCTACCTCGGCGACGGCTCGCAGATCGTGTCCCCCGCGGACACCGAGATCGCGGCGCGGATCGCGGCCGTCGGCGCGCTGGCCGACGTACCGCAGCCCGCGGACGGCTGGCTCCAGCTCGACGAGGAGGTCCTGGAGGCCTACCTGACCCGCACGGACGCCGTCCTGACCCCCGGATCCCCCCGGGGCGCGCGGACCGTCTACACGGCCATGCACGGCGTCGGCAAGGACGTCGTCCTCGCCGCCTTCGCCCGCCACGGCTTCCCCGAGCCGGTGCTCGTCGCCGAGCAGGCCGAGCCCGACCCGGCCTTCCCGACGGTCGCCTTCCCCAACCCGGAGGAGCCGGGCGCCATGGACCTGGCCTTCGCGAAGGCCGCCGAGGTCCAGCCCGACATCGTCATCGCCAACGACCCCGACGCCGACCGCTGCGCGGTCGCCGTCCCGGACAACGGCGGCTGGCGCATGCTGCGCGGCGACGAGGTCGGCGCGCTGCTCGCCGCCCACCTGGTCCACAAGGGCGCCCAGGGCGTCTTCGCCGAGTCGATCGTCTCCTCCTCCCTCCTCGGCCGGATCGCGGAGGCGGCCGGCGTCGGCTACGAGGAGACCCTGACGGGCTTCAAGTGGATCGCCCGCGTAGACGGCCTGCGCTACGGCTACGAGGAAGCCCTCGGCTACTGCGTGGACCCCGAGGGCGTCCGCGACAAGGACGGCGTCACCGCCGCCCTGCTCGTCGCCGAGCTCGCCTCCACGCTCAAGGAGCAGGGCCGCACCCTGACCGACCTCCTGGACGACCTGGCGATGGCCCACGGCCTGCACCACACCGACCAGCTGTCGGTCCGCGTCTCGGACCTGTCGGTCATCGCCAACGCCATGGCGCGGCTGCGCGCCGAACCCCCGGCCTCCCTGGCGGGTCTGCGGGTGGTCTCGGCGGAGGACCTGTCGCTCGGCTCGGCCGCCCTCCCGCCCACGGACGGCCTGCGCTACTACCTGGACGGCGACTACAAGGCCCGCGTCATCTGCCGCCCCTCCGGCACGGAGCCCAAGCTCAAGTGCTACCTGGAGGTGGTCGTCCCGGTGGCGGAGGCCTCCGACCTGGCAAGCGCCCGCACCCGGGGCCAGGAGATCCTGGACGGCATCAAGAAGGACCTCGCGGCGGCCATGGGCCTCTGACCCACCCGCGCCGCGCCCCGACGGCCCCCTCAGCCCAGGCTGAGGGGGCCGTCGGCGTCCGGGTACGCGGCCTGCGGCGCGGGGGCGGGGTGGGCGGAATCCCCTCGGGGGGTCTCAGAGAGGCGCGGGGGCTTCCCGTCAGTCCCATCGTCCTTCCGGTCCGGGCCGGTCCCTCAAGGGCGCTCCTTCGTCGCGTCGCTACGCGATGGCCTTCGGCCACCCTTGACCGACCGACCCGAACCGGAAAGCCGAAAGACTGCCGGGAAACCCCCAAAGAAACGGCACGGTCCAGAGGAGGGCGGACGGGTCCCTCAGCGACGAGACGAGGGGCCGGGCGCCGTCGGCCCGCCGGGCATCCGAGCCCTCAAGAGCCGGGAATCCGGGCCGGGTGCGCGGCTACCCGCACGAGAGGTTGATCAGACCGACCTGGGAAGCCCCCAAGCGCGACAGATCGCTACGCGCTCCTCGAATCTCAGCGTCCCACGACCGCCCCGGGCTGATACCCGCACCAAAGGACGAACAGATCCACCTAGGCATCCGACAGGCGCGCCAGATCGCTACGCGCTCCTCTCATCTCGGCGGCCGGCCACCGCCTGGGGCTGATGTGCGCACCTCAGACGGCCGATAGGCGGGGCGCCGGACGGTGTCACAGCTGGTCGGCATGCGGAGGGGGAAGGGATTCGAGGCTGCGGAGGTAGGTCAGGCCGGGGCTGCCGGCGAGCTGTGTCTCACCGGTGACGATGAACCCTGTACGGGCCAGCACGGTGCGGGATGCGCTGTTGTCGAGCGTGGTGGCCGCCCGCAGGGTGGTCAATCCGTAGTCCTCGGCCGCGAGACGGCACACTTCCCGCACGGCCTCCGTGGCCATCCCCCGGCCCGTGGCCCGCTCTGCGATCCGGTAGCCGAGTTCGGCCCCGCCGTCTGCCACGTCGACCAGGTTGACCCGCCCCAACACCTTGCCCGCAGGACCCACCAACACGTGGAAGTAACAGACCCCGGCCTCCTGCTCGGCAAGCAGGTCACGCTGCCGGTCGTCGAACCGGGCGAAGTACTCATCGCCTCGGTCAGGGACGGACGCCGCGAAGTAGGCCCGGTTCTCCCGCTCGAAGGCGAGGAGCGCGGGAGCATGGTCCCGACGAAGCAGATGCAGCTCAACCATGATCACCACGCTACCCGCTGGACACCGGCCTTCACCGCCGGGTGCGCCCGCGCCACCTGGTCCGCCGTGACGGTCCCGTTCGCGGCGGCGTCGACCAGCTGGGAGCGCTTCCTCAGCACCTTCAAGGCAGCGTCCGATGAGCCACCGACGTCGAACCCGCCCCGGACCAGCCCAAGACGGCCGTCGGACGCCGAGAAATGAGGAGCGCGTAGCGATCTGTCGCGCCTGGGGGCTCCGTAGGTCGATTTGGTCGACCTCTCGTGCGGGTAGCCGCGCCCCTGGTCCGGGATCTGGACTCTTTGGGGGGCCCGGATGCCCGGCGGGCCGGCCCCGGCGCCTCGTCTCATCGCTGAGACGCCCGCTCCTCCAAGGATCGTCCGTCCCGTTTCTTCGGGGGTTTCCCGGCAGTCTTTCGGCTTTCCGGTTCGGGTCGGTCGGTCAAGGGTGGCCGAAGGCCATCGCGTAGCGACGCGACGAAGGAGCGCCCTTGAGGGACCGGCCCGAACCGGAAGGACGATGGGACTGACGGGAAACCCCCAACCCGCACTGATCCGGTCCGTGGGGACACCGCCCACCCGGCCCCCGGCCCGCAGACAAGGGGGCAGACAAGGGGGCGGGTGGGCAACCGCCGCCCCGCCCCCACCCCTCGAGGGGGAGATAGCGGGCCCGGACCGCAGGCCCCCTACGTCGCCGAAGGCGACGGCGACGGCGAGCCCGGCGGCGACGGCGTCGGGCTGGCCAGGTCGCCCAGGGTGGGGACGGACTCCGGGCGGGAGCGGACCGCGTCCGTGCACTCCCATGCGCGGGGCGGGTCGGCGTTCGGGCCGCCGAGGACCACCGGGCCCGGGCCGGCCGAGACGGCCTCGCTCGCCGAGAGGGTGCAGACGATCTGGGCCAGCGCCACCGGCGGCAGGTCCTCCGGTTTGCGGCTGAGCCGCAGCGTTCCCGCCGGGTCGCCGGGGCGGGCCGGGGACGCCGACAGCTGGTCGGGGACGCTGGTGGTGAAGCCGCCGTCGCGTTCCTCCGCCGACGGGCTGCGTTCCAGTTCCTCCAGCAGCGCCTGCGCGATGATGACGACCCCGTCCCGCG contains these protein-coding regions:
- a CDS encoding DeoR/GlpR family DNA-binding transcription regulator, with product MVRANGAVSLRELARVVQTSEVTVRRDVRALEAEGLLDRRHGGAVLPGGFTRESGFPQKSHLATAEKTAIADVAAGLVEEGEAVVVGAGTTTQELARRLARVPGLTVVTNSLLVAQALAHANRVEVVMTGGTLRGSNYALVGSGAEQSLQGLRVSRAFLSGSGLTAERGLSTSNMLSASVDRALVQAAAEVVVLADHTKLGTDTMFQTVPTDVMTRLVTDEPPQHDERAATELQALADQGVQITVAGSAPVAGGHGGAGGGGEGMPGRRPRRESPLPVQRRGGPTAQLRSAPASLLEQQAGERARVADMRRR
- a CDS encoding acetyl/propionyl/methylcrotonyl-CoA carboxylase subunit alpha translates to MRKVLIANRGEIAVRVARACRDAGIASVAVYADPDRDALHVRAADEAFALGGDTPAASYLDIAKVLQAAADSGADAIHPGYGFLSENADFAQAVLDAGLTWIGPPPQAIRDLGDKVAARHIAQRAGAPLVAGTPDPVSGADEVVAFAQEHGLPIAIKAAFGGGGRGLKVARTLEEVPELYDSAVREAVAAFGRGECFVERYLDRPRHVETQCLADTHGNVVVVSTRDCSLQRRHQKLVEEAPAPFLTEAQNAELYAASKAILKEAGYVGAGTVEFLVGTDGTISFLEVNTRLQVEHPVTEEVAGIDLVREMFRIADGEELGYGDPELRGHSFEFRINGEDPGRNFLPAPGTVTLFAPPTGPGVRLDAGVETGSVIGPAWDSLLAKLIVTGATREQALQRAARALAEFNVEGMATAIPFHRAVVTDPAFAPTDGTPFKVHTRWIETEFVNEIKPFTAPAAEETEDEPGRETVVVEVGGKRLEVSLPSSLGMTLARTAAAGGAKPKRRAAKKSGPAASGDTLASPMQGTIVKVAVEEGQQVNEGDLVVVLEAMKMEQPLNAHRSGTIVGLTAEVGASLTSGATICEIKD
- a CDS encoding purine-nucleoside phosphorylase yields the protein MNASVTDPFAAADAAAARLRELTGVESHDVALVMGSGWAPAAEALGAPESEFLVTELPGFPPAAVEGHGGKIRSYKIGDKRALVFLGRTHFYEGRGVAAVAHGVRTAVAAGCKTVVLTNGCGGLREGMKPGQPVLISDHLNLTATSPIVGANFVDLTDLYSPRLRAMCKEIDETLEEGVYVQFPGPHYETPAEINMIRVMGADLVGMSTVLEAIAAREAGAEVLGISLVTNLAAGLSGEPLNHEEVLQAGRDSAARMGTLLTQVLDRI
- a CDS encoding NAD(P)H-quinone dehydrogenase, whose amino-acid sequence is MTRIVIIGGGPGGYEAALVGAQLGAEVTVVDCDGLGGASVLTDCVPSKTLIATAEVMTTFDSSYEELGIVVADDTPHIEQAARVVGVDLGKVNRRVKRLALAQSHDITASVTRAGARVMRGRGKLGGPQGIDGTRDVIVTAADGTETILTADAVLIATGGTPREIPDAMPDGERILNWTQVYDLEELPEELIVVGSGVTGAEFAGAYQALGSRVTLVSSRDRVLPGEDPDAAAVLEDVFRRRGMNVIGRSRAESAKRVGDRVEVTLSDGRVITGTHCLMAVGAIPNTKNMNLEESGVRLKESGHIWTDKVSRTSSPGVYAAGDVTGVFALASVAAMQGRIAMYHFLGDAVAPLNLKTVSSNVFTDPEIATVGYTQADVDAGKIDARVVKLPLLRNPRAKMQGIRDGFVKMFCRPGTGIVVGGVVVSPRASELIHPISIAVDNNLTVEQIANAFTVYPSLSGSIAEVARQLHTRKAGGEA
- a CDS encoding gamma-glutamylcyclotransferase; this encodes MSLYAAYAGNLDPRLMTRRAPHSPLRGTGWINDWRLTFGGEQMGWEGALATVVEAPRQQVFVALYDIAPLDEDSMDRWEGVGLDIYRRMRIRVHTLDGEEAAWCYVLNGYEGGLPSARYLGEIADAAESAGAPHDYVMELRKRPC
- a CDS encoding GNAT family N-acetyltransferase, translated to MVELHLLRRDHAPALLAFERENRAYFAASVPDRGDEYFARFDDRQRDLLAEQEAGVCYFHVLVGPAGKVLGRVNLVDVADGGAELGYRIAERATGRGMATEAVREVCRLAAEDYGLTTLRAATTLDNSASRTVLARTGFIVTGETQLAGSPGLTYLRSLESLPPPHADQL
- a CDS encoding phospho-sugar mutase; the encoded protein is MQEQDDLLTRARTWLAEDPDPETAAELAALIDAGDTAELADRFSGTLQFGTAGLRGEIGAGPMRMNRSVVIRAAAGLAAYLKAQGHDGGLVVVGYDARYKSADFARDTAAVMTGAGLRAAVLPRPLPTPVLAYAIRHLGAVAGVEVTASHNPPRDNGYKVYLGDGSQIVSPADTEIAARIAAVGALADVPQPADGWLQLDEEVLEAYLTRTDAVLTPGSPRGARTVYTAMHGVGKDVVLAAFARHGFPEPVLVAEQAEPDPAFPTVAFPNPEEPGAMDLAFAKAAEVQPDIVIANDPDADRCAVAVPDNGGWRMLRGDEVGALLAAHLVHKGAQGVFAESIVSSSLLGRIAEAAGVGYEETLTGFKWIARVDGLRYGYEEALGYCVDPEGVRDKDGVTAALLVAELASTLKEQGRTLTDLLDDLAMAHGLHHTDQLSVRVSDLSVIANAMARLRAEPPASLAGLRVVSAEDLSLGSAALPPTDGLRYYLDGDYKARVICRPSGTEPKLKCYLEVVVPVAEASDLASARTRGQEILDGIKKDLAAAMGL